A region from the Zonotrichia albicollis isolate bZonAlb1 chromosome 17, bZonAlb1.hap1, whole genome shotgun sequence genome encodes:
- the YWHAB gene encoding 14-3-3 protein beta/alpha — protein sequence MDKSELVQKAKLAEQAERYDDMAAAMKAVTEQGHELSNEERNLLSVAYKNVVGARRSSWRVISSIEQKTERNEKKQQMGKEYREKIEAELQDICNDVLELLDKYLIVNATQPESKVFYLKMKGDYYRYLSEVASGDNKQTTVANSQQAYQEAFEISKKEMQPTHPIRLGLALNFSVFYYEILNSPEKACNLAKTAFDEAIAELDTLNEESYKDSTLIMQLLRDNLTLWTSENQGDEGDAGEGEN from the exons ATGGATAAAAGCGAGTTGGTACAGAAAGCCAAGCTGGCAGAGCAGGCCGAGCGTTACGATGACATGGCTGCTGCTATGAAGGCTgtcactgagcagggacatgaGCTGTCCAATGAAGAAAGGAATCTCCTCTCCGTGGCCTACAAGAACGTGGTCGGTGCCCGCCGCTCGTCCTGGCGTGTGATTTCCAGCATCGaacagaaaacagagagaaacgAGAAGAAACAGCAGATGGGAAAAGAATATCGTGAGAAAATTGAGGCTGAATTGCAGGATATCTGCAATGATGTTCTG GAACTCCTGGATAAATACCTTATTGTCAATGCTACACAGCCAGAAAGCAAGGTCTTCTATTtgaaaatgaaaggtgattACTACAGATACCTCTCAGAGGTGGCATCTGGGGACAATAAGCAAA CAACGGTAGCAAACTCCCAGCAAGCTTATCAGGAGGCATTTGAAATTAGCAAGAAAGAGATGCAACCAACACACCCCATTCGACTCGGTTTGGCTCTAAATTTCTCTGTCTTCTACTATGAGATCCTAAATTCTCCTGAAAAAGCCTGTAATCTGGCAAAGACG GCATTTGATGAAGCGATAGCAGAGCTGGACACGCTGAATGAAGAGTCCTACAAAGACAGCACCCTGATCATGCAGCTGCTTAGGGACAACCTCACT CTATGGACGTCGGAAAACCAGGGAGATGAAGGGGAtgctggggagggagagaaCTAA
- the PABPC1L gene encoding polyadenylate-binding protein 1-like, translating into MNASGPGYPLASLYVGDLHPDVTEAMLYEKFSPAGPIMSIRVCRDVATRRSLGYAYINFQQPVDAERALDTMNFEVIKGRPIRIMWSQRDPGLRKSGVGNVFIKNLDDSIDNKALYDTFSTFGNILSCKVVCDENGSRGYGFVHFETHEAAIRAIETMNGMLLNDRKVFVGHFKSRKEREAEVGARAIEFTNVYIKNFGDDMDDDRLREIFSKFGKTLSVKVMMDSTGRSKGFGFVNFEKHEEAQKAVADMNGKELNGRVLYVGRAQKRLERQSELKRKFEQMKQERVSRYQGVNLYVKNLDDGIDDERLRKEFSPYGTITSAKVMTEGGRSKGFGFVCFSSPEEATKAVTEMNGRIVSTKPLYVALAQRKEERKAILTNQYMQRLATMRALPGPLLGSFQTPQGYFLPPMPQPQTRAAFYGPSPVVPVRPATRWSAQPSRPPSVYPEATPILRAAVPPRRLLSNISTTRQASTQVPRVPPQAQRVANIGTQTVSTRVPSSSALPRGAQQYKYSSSARNMQPMGHMPPMLAPQVGEPAVHVQGQEPLTASLLAAAPPQEQKQMIGERLYPLIHVMHPSLAGKITGMLLEIDNSELLLLLESPDSLRSKIEEAVTVLQAHQSTEGAHKGPAGAFLP; encoded by the exons ATGAATGCTAGTGGCCCTGGCTATCCCTTAGCCTCTCTCTACGTGGGAGACCTGCACCCAGATGTGACTGAAGCCATGCTGTATGAGAAGTTCTCCCCTGCTGGGCCCATCATGTCCATCCGGGTGTGCCGGGACGTGGCCACGCGCCGCTCGCTGGGCTACGCCTACATCAACTTCCAGCAGCCTGTGGATG CTGAGCGAGCCCTGGACACCATGAACTTCGAGGTGATCAAAGGCCGACCCATCCGCATCATGTGGTCCCAACGGGACCCCGGGCTCAGGAAATCAGGGGTTGGAAACGTCTTCATCAAGAACCTGGATGACTCCATTGATAACAAAGCCTTGTATGACACATTCTCTACCTTTGGAAACATCCTGTCATGCAAG GTGGTTTGTGATGAAAATGGATCCCGTGGCTATGGCTTTGTCCACTTTGAGACGCATGAGGCAGCAATTCGGGCCATTGAGACCATGAATGGGATGTTGCTCAATGACAGGAAGGT GTTTGTTGGACACTTCAAATCCCGCAAAGAGCGTGAGGCAGAGGTTGGGGCTAGGGCAATAGAATTCACCAATGTCTACATCAAAAACTTTGGGGATGACATGGATGATGACAGACTGAGGGAAATATTCTCCAAGTTTG gaaaaacctTGAGCGTCAAGGTCATGATGGACAGCACTGGCCGCTCAAAGGGCTTCGGGTTCGTCAACTTTGAGAAGCACGAGGAAGCCCAGAAG GCCGTGGCTGACATGAACGGGAAGGAGCTCAACGGGCGGGTGCTGTACGTGGGCCGCGCCCAGAAGCGGCTGGAGCGCCAGAGCGAGCTCAAGAGGAAATTCGAGCAGATGAAGCAAGAGAGGGTCAGCAGGTACCAG GGGGTCAACCTGTATGTGAAGAACTTGGATGATGGGATAGATGACGAAAGGCTGAGGAAGGAGTTCTCGCCCTATGGCACTATCACCAGTGCCAAG GTGATGACAGAGGGTGGCCGCAGCAAAGGCTTTGGGTTTGTATGTTTTTCCTccccagaggaggccaccaaggCGGTGACAGAGATGAACGGGCGCATTGTCAGCACCAAGCCTCTCTACGTGGCGCTGGCGCAGCGGAAGGAGGAGCGCAAAGCCATCCTCACCAACCAGTACATGCAGAGGCTGGCCACCATGAGGGCCCTGCCTGGCCCTCTCCTGGGCTCTTTCCAGACCCCCCAGGGGTACTTCCTACCCCCCATGCCTCAA CCACAAACCAGAGCTGCCTTCTATGGCCCCAGCCCTGTAGTCCCAGTCCGCCCTGCCACTCGCTGGAGTGCACAGCCCTCCCGGCCTCCCT cagTGTACCCTGAAGCCACCCCCATCCTGAGGGCTGCAGTGCCGCCCCGGCGCCTGCTGTCCAACATCAGCACCACCAGACAGGCCTCCACCCAGGTGCCCCGAGTGCCCCCCCAGGCTCAGAGAGTGG CCAACATCGGGACACAGACAGTGAGCACCCGGGTGCCCTCCTCATCTGCCCTGCCAAGGGGAGCCCAGCAGTACAAGTactcctcctctgccaggaaCATGCAGCCCATGGGGCACATGCCACCCATGCTGGCCCCACAG gtgGGAGAACCTGCTGTGCATGTCCAGGGGCAGGAGCCACTGACAGCATCCTTGCTtgcagcagcccctcctcaGGAGCAGAAGCAAATGATAG GTGAGCGCCTCTACCCTCTGATCCATGTGATGCATCCCTCACTGGCTGGCAAGATCACTGGGATGCTGCTGGAGATTGAcaactctgagctgctgctgctcctggagtcCCCAGACTCCCTGCGCTCCAAG ATCGAGGAAGCCGTGACCGTTCTCCAGGCACACCAGAGCACCGAGGGGGCCCAcaagggccctgctggggccTTCCTGCCCTGA